The genomic region ATCCCCAGTACGAGGCGCCCTTCGGGCTCCTGGTCCCCACCACCTTCGCGCTCACCGCGCAGCGCCACATGCACGAGTACGGGACGACGCCCCAGCAGCTGGCGCAGGTGGCGGTCACGATGCGGGAGCACGCCCGCCGCACGCCCGGGGCGCAGATGACGGCGCCGATCACCGTGGCAGACGTGCTCGCCTCCAAGATGGTCACCACGCCGTATCACGTGCTCGACTGCTCCCTGGTCAGTGACGGCGGCGTGGCCTTCGTGCTCACGAGCGCCGAGCGCGCGCGGGACTTCAAGAAGCGCCCCGTGTACGTGCTGGGCGCAGGCGAGTCCTACACCCAGGAGCACATCTTCTGCGCCGAGTCGCTCACGACCACGGGGGCGCGCATCTCCGCCGAGCGCGCCTACCGCATGGCGGGCGTGGGCCCGTCCGACATGGACGTGGCGGGGATTTACGACTGCTTCACGGGCACCGTCGTCACCATGGTCGAGGACCTCGGCTTCTGCCCCAAGGGCGAGGGCGGCCCCTTCGTCGCCGATGGTCAGATCACCTTCGGCGGCCGGATCCCCACCAACACCCATGGGGGCCTGCTCTCCTACTGCCACCCGGGCATCCCGGGCGGTTTCTTCCACATCGCCGAGGTGGTGCGGCAGCTGCGAGGCGAGGCCCAGGGGCGGCAGGTGGAGGGCGCCCGGCTCGGGCTCGTCCACAGCCTGGGCGGGGG from Candidatus Rokuibacteriota bacterium harbors:
- a CDS encoding thiolase, translated to MRSLKGQVAIVGVGETPVGKVPGKSALWFNAEATRVALRDAGLDKSRVDGLLTGTSFVAPFHRMSVAVSEYLGIQPTFSNTLEVSGATAAASISLAAAAIHAGLAEVVVVCCGDNMLSGMTRDLAVKALVSSRDPQYEAPFGLLVPTTFALTAQRHMHEYGTTPQQLAQVAVTMREHARRTPGAQMTAPITVADVLASKMVTTPYHVLDCSLVSDGGVAFVLTSAERARDFKKRPVYVLGAGESYTQEHIFCAESLTTTGARISAERAYRMAGVGPSDMDVAGIYDCFTGTVVTMVEDLGFCPKGEGGPFVADGQITFGGRIPTNTHGGLLSYCHPGIPGGFFHIAEVVRQLRGEAQGRQVEGARLGLVHSLGGGFATNATVILGTERSA